The Linepithema humile isolate Giens D197 chromosome 2, Lhum_UNIL_v1.0, whole genome shotgun sequence genome has a segment encoding these proteins:
- the LOC105667743 gene encoding hrp65 protein isoform X1, producing the protein MAGTETPNVKSETTSAPVENSNENPRDRNPPGGGNRGPRGRKGGTRFSGNRGGGMGGIGGGGGRNNEAMKMGDSMDGGMDNPMSEGMGGGMGGGGMGGGGMGMNRGGGMRGGGRGGRGGGDRSMPNRSQDDRLMERIMAISGPTHELPLQDTTEKKFSGRNRLYIGNLTNDVSEEEIQTMFQKYGEISELFVNKEKSFAFLRMDYKANAEAAKRELDGTMRKGRALKVRFAPHSSTIKIKNLTPWTSNELLERAFSVFGEIERAIVKVDERGKSTGEGIVEFCRKPSAQLALRKCTEGCYFITASLRPVVVEPFEQQDDVDGYPDKNLPRKNPEFFKARDIGPRFAQIGSFEHEYGTRWKQLHELYKQKEEALKREMAMEEEKLEAQMEFARYEHETELLREQLRMREADRERQKREWEMKERQAEEQRTREEELRRRQQEEMAMRIRRQEEELHRRQQENNLFMQEQAIRSGGGKNYDSVSNNDRDGYGQPDGGSGMPVDSKSFMDAYNNMDRGNRGGYNDDRGQIMDLMDMRVEMGNMGGNRGGSGGSGRWQGNDRNRPDDYPNKRRRY; encoded by the exons ATGGCTGGAACGGAGACTCCGAACGTGAAATCAGAGACGACGAGTGCACCAGTTGAAAATAGCAATGAGAATCCACGCGATCGTAATCCGCCGGGCGGCGGTAATCGTGGACCTCGCGGCCGAAAAGGTGGAACACGATTTTCAGGAAACCGCGGCGGCGGAATGGGCGGCATTGGAGGCGGCGGCGGAAGAAACAATGAAGCg atgAAAATGGGTGATTCTATGGATGGTGGCATGGATAACCCAATGTCTGAAGGCATGGGTGGCGGAATGGGAGGAGGTGGAATGGGAGGTGGTGGCATGGGCATGAATCGTGGTGGCGGAATGCgtggaggaggaagaggaggtcGTGGCGGTGGCGATAGAAGTATGCCCAACAGATCAcaagat GATCGATTGATGGAACGCATTATGGCCATCAGTGGTCCTACCCATGAACTGCCTTTACAGGACACAACAGAAAAGAAGTTTAGTGGCAGAAATCGCTTATATATTGGAAATTTGACAAATGATGTAAGTGAGGAAGAAATACAAAccatgtttcaaaaatatggaGAAATATCCGAGCTGTTTGTGAACAAAGAGAAAAGCTTCGCCTTCCTCAGAATG GATTATAAGGCAAATGCTGAAGCAGCAAAGCGTGAACTAGATGGTACGATGCGCAAAGGTCGTGCATTGAAAGTACGCTTTGCTCCTCATTCAtcgacgataaaaataaagaatctcACCCCATGGACATCTAACGAGCTTCTCGAGAGAGCCTTTAGTGTGTTTGGTGAAATCGAACGCGCTATTGTCAAAGTTGACGAGAGGGGTAAAAGCACTGGGGAAGGTATCGTCGAATTTTGTCGGAAACCGTCTGCTCAGCTGGCTTTAAGAAAATGTACAGAGGGTTGTTACTTCATTACTGc TTCACTTAGACCAGTAGTTGTGGAACCATTTGAGCAACAAGATGACGTGGATGGCTATCCTGATAAGAATTTGCCACGCAAGAATCCGGAGTTCTTCAAAGCTCGTGACATTGGACCACGCTTCGCACAAATAGGTAGCTTCGAGCATGAATACGGTACAAGATGGAAGCAGTTACACGAATTATACAAACAGAAGGAAGAGGCTCTTAAACGAGAAATGGCAatggaagaagaaaaattggaGGCCCAAATGGAATTTGCCAGATACGAACATGAGACGGAACTTCTGAGAGAAC AACTGCGTATGCGCGAGGCGGATCGTGAAAGGCAGAAGAGAGAATGGGAGATGAAAGAGCGACAGGCCGAAGAGCAGAGGACTCGCGAAGAAGAATTGAGACGGCGTCAGCAGGAAGAAATGGCGATGCGCATCAGGAGACAGGAAGAGGAATTACACAGGCGTCAACAGGAAAATAACTTGTTTATGCAG gaGCAGGCAATTCGTAGCGGTGGTGGAAAAAATTACGATTCTGTCAGTAACAATGACCGCGATGGATATGGTCAACCTGATG gcGGAAGCGGCATGCCAGTG GATTCGAAATCCTTTATGGATGCATACAACAATATGGATCGCGGTAATCGCGGGGGTTATAACGATGATCGCGGGCAGATAATGGATTTAATGGATATGAGAGTTGAGATGGGTAATATGGGTGGTAATCGCGGAGGTAGTGGTGGCAGTGGACGTTGGCAAGGAAACGACCGTAATCGCCCGGACGATTATCCTAACAAACGACGACGATATTAA
- the LOC105667743 gene encoding protein no-on-transient A isoform X3 has translation MAGTETPNVKSETTSAPVENSNENPRDRNPPGGGNRGPRGRKGGTRFSGNRGGGMGGIGGGGGRNNEAMKMGDSMDGGMDNPMSEGMGGGMGGGGMGGGGMGMNRGGGMRGGGRGGRGGGDRSMPNRSQDDRLMERIMAISGPTHELPLQDTTEKKFSGRNRLYIGNLTNDVSEEEIQTMFQKYGEISELFVNKEKSFAFLRMDYKANAEAAKRELDGTMRKGRALKVRFAPHSSTIKIKNLTPWTSNELLERAFSVFGEIERAIVKVDERGKSTGEGIVEFCRKPSAQLALRKCTEGCYFITASLRPVVVEPFEQQDDVDGYPDKNLPRKNPEFFKARDIGPRFAQIGSFEHEYGTRWKQLHELYKQKEEALKREMAMEEEKLEAQMEFARYEHETELLREQLRMREADRERQKREWEMKERQAEEQRTREEELRRRQQEEMAMRIRRQEEELHRRQQENNLFMQEQAIRSGGGKNYDSVSNNDRDGYGQPDGGSGMPVERFTLTYDTIHL, from the exons ATGGCTGGAACGGAGACTCCGAACGTGAAATCAGAGACGACGAGTGCACCAGTTGAAAATAGCAATGAGAATCCACGCGATCGTAATCCGCCGGGCGGCGGTAATCGTGGACCTCGCGGCCGAAAAGGTGGAACACGATTTTCAGGAAACCGCGGCGGCGGAATGGGCGGCATTGGAGGCGGCGGCGGAAGAAACAATGAAGCg atgAAAATGGGTGATTCTATGGATGGTGGCATGGATAACCCAATGTCTGAAGGCATGGGTGGCGGAATGGGAGGAGGTGGAATGGGAGGTGGTGGCATGGGCATGAATCGTGGTGGCGGAATGCgtggaggaggaagaggaggtcGTGGCGGTGGCGATAGAAGTATGCCCAACAGATCAcaagat GATCGATTGATGGAACGCATTATGGCCATCAGTGGTCCTACCCATGAACTGCCTTTACAGGACACAACAGAAAAGAAGTTTAGTGGCAGAAATCGCTTATATATTGGAAATTTGACAAATGATGTAAGTGAGGAAGAAATACAAAccatgtttcaaaaatatggaGAAATATCCGAGCTGTTTGTGAACAAAGAGAAAAGCTTCGCCTTCCTCAGAATG GATTATAAGGCAAATGCTGAAGCAGCAAAGCGTGAACTAGATGGTACGATGCGCAAAGGTCGTGCATTGAAAGTACGCTTTGCTCCTCATTCAtcgacgataaaaataaagaatctcACCCCATGGACATCTAACGAGCTTCTCGAGAGAGCCTTTAGTGTGTTTGGTGAAATCGAACGCGCTATTGTCAAAGTTGACGAGAGGGGTAAAAGCACTGGGGAAGGTATCGTCGAATTTTGTCGGAAACCGTCTGCTCAGCTGGCTTTAAGAAAATGTACAGAGGGTTGTTACTTCATTACTGc TTCACTTAGACCAGTAGTTGTGGAACCATTTGAGCAACAAGATGACGTGGATGGCTATCCTGATAAGAATTTGCCACGCAAGAATCCGGAGTTCTTCAAAGCTCGTGACATTGGACCACGCTTCGCACAAATAGGTAGCTTCGAGCATGAATACGGTACAAGATGGAAGCAGTTACACGAATTATACAAACAGAAGGAAGAGGCTCTTAAACGAGAAATGGCAatggaagaagaaaaattggaGGCCCAAATGGAATTTGCCAGATACGAACATGAGACGGAACTTCTGAGAGAAC AACTGCGTATGCGCGAGGCGGATCGTGAAAGGCAGAAGAGAGAATGGGAGATGAAAGAGCGACAGGCCGAAGAGCAGAGGACTCGCGAAGAAGAATTGAGACGGCGTCAGCAGGAAGAAATGGCGATGCGCATCAGGAGACAGGAAGAGGAATTACACAGGCGTCAACAGGAAAATAACTTGTTTATGCAG gaGCAGGCAATTCGTAGCGGTGGTGGAAAAAATTACGATTCTGTCAGTAACAATGACCGCGATGGATATGGTCAACCTGATG gcGGAAGCGGCATGCCAGTG GAACGCTTTACGCTGACTTACGACACGATACATCTTTGA
- the LOC105667743 gene encoding hrp65 protein isoform X2, giving the protein MAGTETPNVKSETTSAPVENSNENPRDRNPPGGGNRGPRGRKGGTRFSGNRGGGMGGIGGGGGRNNEAMKMGDSMDGGMDNPMSEGMGGGMGGGGMGGGGMGMNRGGGMRGGGRGGRGGGDRSMPNRSQDDRLMERIMAISGPTHELPLQDTTEKKFSGRNRLYIGNLTNDVSEEEIQTMFQKYGEISELFVNKEKSFAFLRMDYKANAEAAKRELDGTMRKGRALKVRFAPHSSTIKIKNLTPWTSNELLERAFSVFGEIERAIVKVDERGKSTGEGIVEFCRKPSAQLALRKCTEGCYFITASLRPVVVEPFEQQDDVDGYPDKNLPRKNPEFFKARDIGPRFAQIGSFEHEYGTRWKQLHELYKQKEEALKREMAMEEEKLEAQMEFARYEHETELLREQLRMREADRERQKREWEMKERQAEEQRTREEELRRRQQEEMAMRIRRQEEELHRRQQENNLFMQEQAIRSGGGKNYDSVSNNDRDGYGQPDGGSGMPVIMDLMDMRVEMGNMGGNRGGSGGSGRWQGNDRNRPDDYPNKRRRY; this is encoded by the exons ATGGCTGGAACGGAGACTCCGAACGTGAAATCAGAGACGACGAGTGCACCAGTTGAAAATAGCAATGAGAATCCACGCGATCGTAATCCGCCGGGCGGCGGTAATCGTGGACCTCGCGGCCGAAAAGGTGGAACACGATTTTCAGGAAACCGCGGCGGCGGAATGGGCGGCATTGGAGGCGGCGGCGGAAGAAACAATGAAGCg atgAAAATGGGTGATTCTATGGATGGTGGCATGGATAACCCAATGTCTGAAGGCATGGGTGGCGGAATGGGAGGAGGTGGAATGGGAGGTGGTGGCATGGGCATGAATCGTGGTGGCGGAATGCgtggaggaggaagaggaggtcGTGGCGGTGGCGATAGAAGTATGCCCAACAGATCAcaagat GATCGATTGATGGAACGCATTATGGCCATCAGTGGTCCTACCCATGAACTGCCTTTACAGGACACAACAGAAAAGAAGTTTAGTGGCAGAAATCGCTTATATATTGGAAATTTGACAAATGATGTAAGTGAGGAAGAAATACAAAccatgtttcaaaaatatggaGAAATATCCGAGCTGTTTGTGAACAAAGAGAAAAGCTTCGCCTTCCTCAGAATG GATTATAAGGCAAATGCTGAAGCAGCAAAGCGTGAACTAGATGGTACGATGCGCAAAGGTCGTGCATTGAAAGTACGCTTTGCTCCTCATTCAtcgacgataaaaataaagaatctcACCCCATGGACATCTAACGAGCTTCTCGAGAGAGCCTTTAGTGTGTTTGGTGAAATCGAACGCGCTATTGTCAAAGTTGACGAGAGGGGTAAAAGCACTGGGGAAGGTATCGTCGAATTTTGTCGGAAACCGTCTGCTCAGCTGGCTTTAAGAAAATGTACAGAGGGTTGTTACTTCATTACTGc TTCACTTAGACCAGTAGTTGTGGAACCATTTGAGCAACAAGATGACGTGGATGGCTATCCTGATAAGAATTTGCCACGCAAGAATCCGGAGTTCTTCAAAGCTCGTGACATTGGACCACGCTTCGCACAAATAGGTAGCTTCGAGCATGAATACGGTACAAGATGGAAGCAGTTACACGAATTATACAAACAGAAGGAAGAGGCTCTTAAACGAGAAATGGCAatggaagaagaaaaattggaGGCCCAAATGGAATTTGCCAGATACGAACATGAGACGGAACTTCTGAGAGAAC AACTGCGTATGCGCGAGGCGGATCGTGAAAGGCAGAAGAGAGAATGGGAGATGAAAGAGCGACAGGCCGAAGAGCAGAGGACTCGCGAAGAAGAATTGAGACGGCGTCAGCAGGAAGAAATGGCGATGCGCATCAGGAGACAGGAAGAGGAATTACACAGGCGTCAACAGGAAAATAACTTGTTTATGCAG gaGCAGGCAATTCGTAGCGGTGGTGGAAAAAATTACGATTCTGTCAGTAACAATGACCGCGATGGATATGGTCAACCTGATG gcGGAAGCGGCATGCCAGTG ATAATGGATTTAATGGATATGAGAGTTGAGATGGGTAATATGGGTGGTAATCGCGGAGGTAGTGGTGGCAGTGGACGTTGGCAAGGAAACGACCGTAATCGCCCGGACGATTATCCTAACAAACGACGACGATATTAA